The following proteins are co-located in the Calliphora vicina chromosome 2, idCalVici1.1, whole genome shotgun sequence genome:
- the Prip gene encoding aquaporin AQPAn.G isoform X2: MAGKFEYTLGVNELKSKEFRLWQSLIGEFLGNLILNFFACGACTQPEDGTFKALAFGLGVFMAITIVGHLSGGHVNPAVTLGMLVAGRVSVIRAVLYIIFQCLGAIAGTAAVRTLLDEAYYNGLGHTNLAANITELQGLGIEFFLGLVLVLTVFGACDANKPDSRYTAPLAIGMAVTLGHLGTIHYTGASMNPARTVGTAFATNNWEAHWVYWAGPILGGIAAALIYTQILEKPAAAKVSEVSDKYRTHADEREMRKLEGAHDYA; this comes from the exons ATGGCTGGAAAATTTGAATACACATTGGGCGTCAATGAACTAAAATCGAAGGAATTTCGTTTATGGCAATCACTTATTGGTGAATTTCTTG gaaatttaatatTGAACTTTTTCGCTTGTGGTGCTTGTACACAACCCGAAGATGGTACTTTTAAGGCGTTAGCTTTTGGTCTGGGTGTTTTTATGGCCATCAct ATTGTTGGACATCTAAGTGGTGGTCACGTAAATCCTGCTGTAACATTGGGTATGTTAGTTGCTGGTCGTGTCAGTGTCATACGTGCGGTACTCTATATAATATTCCAATGTTTAGGAGCAATTGCTGGTACGGCGGCAGTAAGA ACTTTACTCGATGAGGCCTACTATAATGGTTTGGGTCACACAAATTTGGCTGCCAATATAACTGAACTACAAGGACTTGGTATTGAGTTCTTCTTAGGTTTGGTTTTGGTATTAACTGTGTTTGGGGCCTGTGATGCTAATAAACCCG aTTCCCGTTATACTGCTCCTTTGGCCATTGGCATGGCTGTTACATTGGGCCATTTGGGTACCATACATTACACTGGCGCCAGCATGAATCCAGCCCGTACTGTAGGCACTGCTTTTGCCACCAACAACTGGGAAGCCCATTGGGTCTACTGGGCTGGTCCAATTTTGGGTGGCATTGCAGCTGCTTTGATTTACACACAAATTTTGGAGAAACCAGCTGCAGCAAAGGTTAGTGAAGTATCGGATAAATACAGGACACATGCCGATGAACGTGAG
- the Prip gene encoding aquaporin AQPAn.G isoform X3 has translation MAGKFEYTLGVNELKSKEFRLWQSLIGEFLGNLILNFFACGACTQPEDGTFKALAFGLGVFMAITIVGHLSGGHVNPAVTLGMLVAGRVSVIRAVLYIIFQCLGAIAGTAAVRTLLDEAYYNGLGHTNLAANITELQGLGIEFFLGLVLVLTVFGACDANKPDSRYTAPLAIGMAVTLGHLGTIHYTGASMNPARTVGTAFATNNWEAHWVYWAGPILGGIAAALIYTQILEKPAAAKVSEVSDKYRTHADEREN, from the exons ATGGCTGGAAAATTTGAATACACATTGGGCGTCAATGAACTAAAATCGAAGGAATTTCGTTTATGGCAATCACTTATTGGTGAATTTCTTG gaaatttaatatTGAACTTTTTCGCTTGTGGTGCTTGTACACAACCCGAAGATGGTACTTTTAAGGCGTTAGCTTTTGGTCTGGGTGTTTTTATGGCCATCAct ATTGTTGGACATCTAAGTGGTGGTCACGTAAATCCTGCTGTAACATTGGGTATGTTAGTTGCTGGTCGTGTCAGTGTCATACGTGCGGTACTCTATATAATATTCCAATGTTTAGGAGCAATTGCTGGTACGGCGGCAGTAAGA ACTTTACTCGATGAGGCCTACTATAATGGTTTGGGTCACACAAATTTGGCTGCCAATATAACTGAACTACAAGGACTTGGTATTGAGTTCTTCTTAGGTTTGGTTTTGGTATTAACTGTGTTTGGGGCCTGTGATGCTAATAAACCCG aTTCCCGTTATACTGCTCCTTTGGCCATTGGCATGGCTGTTACATTGGGCCATTTGGGTACCATACATTACACTGGCGCCAGCATGAATCCAGCCCGTACTGTAGGCACTGCTTTTGCCACCAACAACTGGGAAGCCCATTGGGTCTACTGGGCTGGTCCAATTTTGGGTGGCATTGCAGCTGCTTTGATTTACACACAAATTTTGGAGAAACCAGCTGCAGCAAAGGTTAGTGAAGTATCGGATAAATACAGGACACATGCCGATGAACGTGAG
- the Prip gene encoding aquaporin AQPAn.G isoform X1, whose translation MAGKFEYTLGVNELKSKEFRLWQSLIGEFLGNLILNFFACGACTQPEDGTFKALAFGLGVFMAITIVGHLSGGHVNPAVTLGMLVAGRVSVIRAVLYIIFQCLGAIAGTAAVRTLLDEAYYNGLGHTNLAANITELQGLGIEFFLGLVLVLTVFGACDANKPDSRYTAPLAIGMAVTLGHLGTIHYTGASMNPARTVGTAFATNNWEAHWVYWAGPILGGIAAALIYTQILEKPAAAKVSEVSDKYRTHADEREVPITNYHHLLVY comes from the exons ATGGCTGGAAAATTTGAATACACATTGGGCGTCAATGAACTAAAATCGAAGGAATTTCGTTTATGGCAATCACTTATTGGTGAATTTCTTG gaaatttaatatTGAACTTTTTCGCTTGTGGTGCTTGTACACAACCCGAAGATGGTACTTTTAAGGCGTTAGCTTTTGGTCTGGGTGTTTTTATGGCCATCAct ATTGTTGGACATCTAAGTGGTGGTCACGTAAATCCTGCTGTAACATTGGGTATGTTAGTTGCTGGTCGTGTCAGTGTCATACGTGCGGTACTCTATATAATATTCCAATGTTTAGGAGCAATTGCTGGTACGGCGGCAGTAAGA ACTTTACTCGATGAGGCCTACTATAATGGTTTGGGTCACACAAATTTGGCTGCCAATATAACTGAACTACAAGGACTTGGTATTGAGTTCTTCTTAGGTTTGGTTTTGGTATTAACTGTGTTTGGGGCCTGTGATGCTAATAAACCCG aTTCCCGTTATACTGCTCCTTTGGCCATTGGCATGGCTGTTACATTGGGCCATTTGGGTACCATACATTACACTGGCGCCAGCATGAATCCAGCCCGTACTGTAGGCACTGCTTTTGCCACCAACAACTGGGAAGCCCATTGGGTCTACTGGGCTGGTCCAATTTTGGGTGGCATTGCAGCTGCTTTGATTTACACACAAATTTTGGAGAAACCAGCTGCAGCAAAGGTTAGTGAAGTATCGGATAAATACAGGACACATGCCGATGAACGTGAG
- the Prip gene encoding aquaporin-1 isoform X4, with amino-acid sequence MAGKFEYTLGVNELKSKEFRLWQSLIGEFLGNLILNFFACGACTQPEDGTFKALAFGLGVFMAITIVGHLSGGHVNPAVTLGMLVAGRVSVIRAVLYIIFQCLGAIAGTAAVRTLLDEAYYNGLGHTNLAANITELQGLGIEFFLGLVLVLTVFGACDANKPDSRYTAPLAIGMAVTLGHLGTIHYTGASMNPARTVGTAFATNNWEAHWVYWAGPILGGIAAALIYTQILEKPAAAKMRKLEGAHDYA; translated from the exons ATGGCTGGAAAATTTGAATACACATTGGGCGTCAATGAACTAAAATCGAAGGAATTTCGTTTATGGCAATCACTTATTGGTGAATTTCTTG gaaatttaatatTGAACTTTTTCGCTTGTGGTGCTTGTACACAACCCGAAGATGGTACTTTTAAGGCGTTAGCTTTTGGTCTGGGTGTTTTTATGGCCATCAct ATTGTTGGACATCTAAGTGGTGGTCACGTAAATCCTGCTGTAACATTGGGTATGTTAGTTGCTGGTCGTGTCAGTGTCATACGTGCGGTACTCTATATAATATTCCAATGTTTAGGAGCAATTGCTGGTACGGCGGCAGTAAGA ACTTTACTCGATGAGGCCTACTATAATGGTTTGGGTCACACAAATTTGGCTGCCAATATAACTGAACTACAAGGACTTGGTATTGAGTTCTTCTTAGGTTTGGTTTTGGTATTAACTGTGTTTGGGGCCTGTGATGCTAATAAACCCG aTTCCCGTTATACTGCTCCTTTGGCCATTGGCATGGCTGTTACATTGGGCCATTTGGGTACCATACATTACACTGGCGCCAGCATGAATCCAGCCCGTACTGTAGGCACTGCTTTTGCCACCAACAACTGGGAAGCCCATTGGGTCTACTGGGCTGGTCCAATTTTGGGTGGCATTGCAGCTGCTTTGATTTACACACAAATTTTGGAGAAACCAGCTGCAGCAAAG
- the Prip gene encoding aquaporin-1 isoform X5, which translates to MAGKFEYTLGVNELKSKEFRLWQSLIGEFLGNLILNFFACGACTQPEDGTFKALAFGLGVFMAITIVGHLSGGHVNPAVTLGMLVAGRVSVIRAVLYIIFQCLGAIAGTAAVRTLLDEAYYNGLGHTNLAANITELQGLGIEFFLGLVLVLTVFGACDANKPDSRYTAPLAIGMAVTLGHLGTIHYTGASMNPARTVGTAFATNNWEAHWVYWAGPILGGIAAALIYTQILEKPAAAKN; encoded by the exons ATGGCTGGAAAATTTGAATACACATTGGGCGTCAATGAACTAAAATCGAAGGAATTTCGTTTATGGCAATCACTTATTGGTGAATTTCTTG gaaatttaatatTGAACTTTTTCGCTTGTGGTGCTTGTACACAACCCGAAGATGGTACTTTTAAGGCGTTAGCTTTTGGTCTGGGTGTTTTTATGGCCATCAct ATTGTTGGACATCTAAGTGGTGGTCACGTAAATCCTGCTGTAACATTGGGTATGTTAGTTGCTGGTCGTGTCAGTGTCATACGTGCGGTACTCTATATAATATTCCAATGTTTAGGAGCAATTGCTGGTACGGCGGCAGTAAGA ACTTTACTCGATGAGGCCTACTATAATGGTTTGGGTCACACAAATTTGGCTGCCAATATAACTGAACTACAAGGACTTGGTATTGAGTTCTTCTTAGGTTTGGTTTTGGTATTAACTGTGTTTGGGGCCTGTGATGCTAATAAACCCG aTTCCCGTTATACTGCTCCTTTGGCCATTGGCATGGCTGTTACATTGGGCCATTTGGGTACCATACATTACACTGGCGCCAGCATGAATCCAGCCCGTACTGTAGGCACTGCTTTTGCCACCAACAACTGGGAAGCCCATTGGGTCTACTGGGCTGGTCCAATTTTGGGTGGCATTGCAGCTGCTTTGATTTACACACAAATTTTGGAGAAACCAGCTGCAGCAAAG